The Cryobacterium roopkundense sequence GGTCTCATCGGGGTTGCCGCCCGCACCGCCGTGGTCGCCGGAACGGCATCAGCCGTCGTCGGCCACCAGCAGAGAAAGACGCAAGCCGCGGCGGCCGATGCGCAGGCGCAGGCCGATGCACAGTACGCCCAACAGTACGCCCAGCCCGCTCCGCCGCCGGCCCCGGCCGAGGCACCAGCGGAGGCTGCCCCTGACCTGACCCAGCAGATAGAGCAACTTTCCGGATTGCACACCGCTGGCGTGCTGACGGACGAGGAGTTCGCGGCGGCCAAGGCCAAGCTTTTTTCCTGATCCAGCACATAAGCATCACCGATAACGGAGGTACTACCTGTGTCCAAAGAACCTGTCTTCCTTTTTCTCGGCGTTTACAACGATCCCGACATCGCCTACGACGATTTGGAAGTGGTACATGACC is a genomic window containing:
- a CDS encoding SHOCT domain-containing protein; translated protein: MPLRRMGRPGLIGVAARTAVVAGTASAVVGHQQRKTQAAAADAQAQADAQYAQQYAQPAPPPAPAEAPAEAAPDLTQQIEQLSGLHTAGVLTDEEFAAAKAKLFS